Proteins from a single region of Sylvia atricapilla isolate bSylAtr1 chromosome 9, bSylAtr1.pri, whole genome shotgun sequence:
- the SRSF11 gene encoding serine/arginine-rich splicing factor 11 isoform X1 — protein sequence MASSSGTDVIQVTNVSPSASSEQMRTLFGFLGKIEELRLFPPDDSPLPVSSRVCFVKFHDPDSAVVAQHLTNTVFVDRALIVVPYAEGVIPDETKALSLLAPANAVAGLLPGGGLLPTPNPLSQIGAVPLAALGAPALDPALAALGLPGANLNSQSLAADQLLKLMSTVDPKLNHVAAGLVSPSLKSDTSSKEIEEAMKRVREAQSLISAAIEPDKKDEKRRHSRSRSRSRRRRTPSSSRHRRSRSRSRRRSHSKSRSRRRSKSPRRRRSHSRDRSRRSRSTSKTRDKKKEEKEKKRSKTPPKSYSTTRRSRSTSRERRRRRSRSGTRSPKKPRSPKRKMSRSPSPRRHKKEKKKDKDKERSRDERERSTSKKKKSKDKEKDRDRKSESDKDVKQVTRDYDEEEQGYDSEKEKKEEKKVADAPSPKGKEPGAEKGTGDPGRESKVNGDDHHEEDMDMSD from the exons TGACTCCCCCTTGCCGGTGTCGTCGAGAGTGTGCTTTGTAAAGTTCCACGACCCCGACTCGGCCGTGGTGGCCCAGCACCTGACAAACACTGTGTTCGTTGACAGAGCCCTCATAGTGGTTCCCTATGCTGAAG GAGTCATTCCTGATGAGACTAAGGCTTTGTCTCTCTTGGCACCAGCTAATGCCgtggcagggctgctgcccgGGGGTGGCCTGCTGCCCACTCCCAACCCTCTCTCTCAG ATTGGTGCTGTCCCTTTAGCTGCTTTAGGAGCTCCTGCTCTCGACCCTGCCCTTGCTGCTCTTGGGCTTCCTGGAGCAAACCTGAACTCCCAG tCTCTTGCAGCAGATCAGCTCCTAAAACTGATGAGCACAGTGGATCCAAA GTTGAACCATGTGGCTGCAGGTCTCGTGTCCCCCAGTCTGAAATCAGATACCTCCAGTAAAGAAATAGAAGAGGCCATGAAGAGAGTCCGAGAAGCACAGTCCTTAATTTCTGCTGCTATAGAGCCAG acaaaaaagatgaaaagcGAAGACATTCGAGGTCGAGGTCGCGctcgaggaggaggaggacaccTTCCTCATCCAGACACAG ACGCTCCAGGAGCAGATCAAGGAGAAGGTCCCATTCCAAATCCAGAAGCAGGAGGCGATCCAAAAGTCCCAGGAGAAGGAGATCTCATTCCAGAGACAGGAGCAGGCGGTCTCGGAGCACATCCAAAACCAG GgataaaaagaaggaagagaaagaaaagaaacgTTCTAAAACTCCCCCCAAAAGCTACAGCACAACCAGAAGATCCAGAAGCACAAGCAG GGAACGGCGGCGCCGGCGGAGCCGGAGCGGGACACGCTCCCCGAAAAAGCCCAGGTCTCCCAAACGGAAAATGTCCCGCTCCCCGTCACCCAGAAG gcataaaaaggaaaagaagaaggatAAAGacaaggagaggagcagagacGAGAGGGAGCGATCAACgagcaagaaaaagaagagcaaagacAAGGAGAAGGATCGAGACCGGAAATCCGAGAGCGACAAGGACGTGAAA CAGGTCACAAGGGACTACGACGAGGAGGAACAGGGCTACGACAGcgagaaggagaagaaggaggagaagaaggtgGCGGATGCTCCGTCCCCCAAAGGGAAGGAGCCCGGAGCCGAGAAGGGCACTGGGGACCCGGGCAGGGAATCCAAAGTGAACGGGGACGACCACCACGAGGAGGACATGGACATGAGCGACTGA
- the SRSF11 gene encoding serine/arginine-rich splicing factor 11 isoform X2 — protein MASSSGTDVIQVTNVSPSASSEQMRTLFGFLGKIEELRLFPPDDSPLPVSSRVCFVKFHDPDSAVVAQHLTNTVFVDRALIVVPYAEGVIPDETKALSLLAPANAVAGLLPGGGLLPTPNPLSQIGAVPLAALGAPALDPALAALGLPGANLNSQSLAADQLLKLMSTVDPKLNHVAAGLVSPSLKSDTSSKEIEEAMKRVREAQSLISAAIEPDKKDEKRRHSRSRSRSRRRRTPSSSRHRRSRSRSRRRSHSKSRSRRRSKSPRRRRSHSRDRSRRSRSTSKTRDKKKEEKEKKRSKTPPKSYSTTRRSRSTSRERRRRRSRSGTRSPKKPRSPKRKMSRSPSPRRHKKEKKKDKDKERSRDERERSTSKKKKSKDKEKDRDRKSESDKDVKVTRDYDEEEQGYDSEKEKKEEKKVADAPSPKGKEPGAEKGTGDPGRESKVNGDDHHEEDMDMSD, from the exons TGACTCCCCCTTGCCGGTGTCGTCGAGAGTGTGCTTTGTAAAGTTCCACGACCCCGACTCGGCCGTGGTGGCCCAGCACCTGACAAACACTGTGTTCGTTGACAGAGCCCTCATAGTGGTTCCCTATGCTGAAG GAGTCATTCCTGATGAGACTAAGGCTTTGTCTCTCTTGGCACCAGCTAATGCCgtggcagggctgctgcccgGGGGTGGCCTGCTGCCCACTCCCAACCCTCTCTCTCAG ATTGGTGCTGTCCCTTTAGCTGCTTTAGGAGCTCCTGCTCTCGACCCTGCCCTTGCTGCTCTTGGGCTTCCTGGAGCAAACCTGAACTCCCAG tCTCTTGCAGCAGATCAGCTCCTAAAACTGATGAGCACAGTGGATCCAAA GTTGAACCATGTGGCTGCAGGTCTCGTGTCCCCCAGTCTGAAATCAGATACCTCCAGTAAAGAAATAGAAGAGGCCATGAAGAGAGTCCGAGAAGCACAGTCCTTAATTTCTGCTGCTATAGAGCCAG acaaaaaagatgaaaagcGAAGACATTCGAGGTCGAGGTCGCGctcgaggaggaggaggacaccTTCCTCATCCAGACACAG ACGCTCCAGGAGCAGATCAAGGAGAAGGTCCCATTCCAAATCCAGAAGCAGGAGGCGATCCAAAAGTCCCAGGAGAAGGAGATCTCATTCCAGAGACAGGAGCAGGCGGTCTCGGAGCACATCCAAAACCAG GgataaaaagaaggaagagaaagaaaagaaacgTTCTAAAACTCCCCCCAAAAGCTACAGCACAACCAGAAGATCCAGAAGCACAAGCAG GGAACGGCGGCGCCGGCGGAGCCGGAGCGGGACACGCTCCCCGAAAAAGCCCAGGTCTCCCAAACGGAAAATGTCCCGCTCCCCGTCACCCAGAAG gcataaaaaggaaaagaagaaggatAAAGacaaggagaggagcagagacGAGAGGGAGCGATCAACgagcaagaaaaagaagagcaaagacAAGGAGAAGGATCGAGACCGGAAATCCGAGAGCGACAAGGACGTGAAA GTCACAAGGGACTACGACGAGGAGGAACAGGGCTACGACAGcgagaaggagaagaaggaggagaagaaggtgGCGGATGCTCCGTCCCCCAAAGGGAAGGAGCCCGGAGCCGAGAAGGGCACTGGGGACCCGGGCAGGGAATCCAAAGTGAACGGGGACGACCACCACGAGGAGGACATGGACATGAGCGACTGA